A genomic window from Gossypium hirsutum isolate 1008001.06 chromosome D10, Gossypium_hirsutum_v2.1, whole genome shotgun sequence includes:
- the LOC121222104 gene encoding SKP1-like protein 11, which translates to MLSSKNSALESKDNEIFEVEESIAIQSELIKTMATMVNSKAYVNEPNYHVEQNNKIVDEELSDWESKFFEVDMDDLHELFMAANYLEIESLLNGVAKRVADIIKACMNVEVIRQTFGINNDFAAQQEEEIRKLNSWNHI; encoded by the exons ATGTTGTCGTCCAAGAATTCTGCATTGGAGAGCAAAGACAATGAAATCTTTGAGGTCGAAGAATCCATTGCCATTCAATCTGAGCTCATCAAAACCATGGCGACCATGGTGAACAGCAAGGCCTACGTTAACGAAC CCAATTATCACGTCGAGCAAAACAACAAAATTGTTGATGAAGAACTAAGCGATTGGGAATCAAAATTCTTTGAGGTTGATATGGATGATCTTCACGAGCTTTTCATGGCAGCCAATTACCTGGAAATTGAAAGCTTGTTGAATGGAGTGGCGAAACGAGTTGCGGACATTATCAAAGCTTGCATGAATGTTGAGGTAATTCGTCAAACTTTTGGAATTAACAACGATTTTGCTGCTCAACAAGAAGAGGAAATTCGTAAGCTTAATTCTTGGAACCATATTTGA
- the LOC121222518 gene encoding U-box domain-containing protein 14, with amino-acid sequence MIMGLTGDSKGQLLSQLAELVKEISGLPECRNSCKKMHGTLVRRIKLLSPLFEELRDGNEESMVKIEEIKGFELLKSALDSTKKLLQSINEGSKLHQALQKDQVAYKFQQMTETIEAALSEIPYDKLDISEEVQEQIELVHAQFRRAKGRPESPDLQLEHDLSIVQKEKDPDPAILKRLSDKLQLRTINDLTKESVALHELVITSGEDPGERIEEMASLLKKLKDFVLTENPEADTSEGEKGLMKHRSPVIPDDFRCPISLELMKDPVIVSTGQTYERSCIQKWLDAGHKTCPKTQQTLLHTALTPNYVLKSLIALWCESNGVELPKKQGTCRSRKAGSSASDCDRTAIIALLEKLANGNSEQQRAAAGELRLLAKRNADNRVCIAEAGAIPLLVELLSCTDPRTQEHAVTALLNLSINDSNKGTIVNAGAIPDIVDVLKNGSMEARENAAATLFSLSVIDENKVAIGAAGAIPALIKLLCEGSPRGKKDAATAIFNLSIYQGNKARAVRAGIVPPLMRLLKDAGGGMVDEALAILAILASHHEGRAAIGQADPIPVLLEVIRTGSPRNRENAAAVLWSLCTSNLEQLKIAKDFGAEEALKDLSETGTDRAKRKAGSILELLQQLEVKEDAVSLSSL; translated from the exons ATGATCATGGGACTCACAGGTGATTCAAAGGGACAATTGCTGAGTCAACTAGCTGAGTTGGTGAAGGAGATATCTGGTTTACCAGAGTGTAGAAACTCGTGTAAAAAAATGCATGGGACTTTGGTTCGTAGAATCAAGTTGTTGAGCCCTTTGTTTGAAGAATTGAGAGACGGAAATGAGGAGTCGATGGTGAAAATTGAAGAGATTAAAGGGTTTGAGCTACTGAAATCTGCTTTGGATTCTACTAAAAAGCTTCTTCAATCGATTAATGAAGGAAGCAAGTTGCAtcag GCCCTGCAAAAGGATCAGGTAGCGTATAAGTTCCAGCAAATGACGGAAACCATTGAAGCAGCTTTGAGCGAAATCCCCTATGATAAACTTGATATATCGGAAGAAGTCCAGGAACAG ATTGAACTTGTTCATGCACAATTCAGAAGAGCAAAAGGAAGACCGGAGTCACCAGATTTACAACTAGAACATGATTTATCGATAGTGCAGAAAGAAAAAGATCCCGACCCTGCAATTCTCAAAAGGCTTTCAGATAAGTTGCAGCTAAGGACAATCAATGATCTAACGAAAGAGTCGGTTGCTCTCCACGAACTGGTTATTACAAGTGGTGAAGATCCAGGAGAGCGCATTGAGGAGATGGCATCACTGCTCAAGAAGCTTAAAGATTTTGTCCTGACTGAAAATCCTGAAGCTGACACCTCTGAGGGCGAAAAGGGCTTGATGAAACACAGGTCACCTGTTATCCCAGATGATTTCCGGTGTCCAATATCTCTTGAGTTGATGAAAGACCCTGTAATTGTCTCCACTGGACAG ACATATGAAAGATCCTGTATTCAGAAATGGTTGGATGCTGGGCACAAGACGTGTCCGAAAACACAGCAGACACTATTGCACACTGCCCTTACGCCAAACTACGTCCTAAAAAGTCTCATAGCTTTGTGGTGCGAGAGCAATGGTGTTGAGCTGCCTAAGAAACAAGGGACTTGTAGAAGCAGAAAAGCCGGTAGCAGTGCCTCGGACTGTGATCGTACTGCTATCATCGCTTTATTGGAAAAACTGGCAAATGGAAATTCAGAACAACAAAGAGCAGCTGCTGGTGAACTCCGGTTATTGGCAAAAAGAAATGCGGATAATAGGGTTTGTATTGCTGAGGCAGGAGCCATACCACTTCTTGTCGAGTTATTGTCTTGCACAGATCCTCGAACCCAGGAGCATGCTGTGACTGCTCTTCTCAACCTTTCCATTAATGACAGTAACAAGGGAACCATCGTTAACGCAGGAGCTATACCCGATATAGTTGATGTGTTGAAAAATGGCAGCATGGAAGCTAGAGAAAATGCTGCCGCTACCCTTTTCAGCTTATCCGTTATAGATGAGAACAAGGTAGCGATAGGTGCTGCCGGGGCTATTCCTGCCCTTATAAAGCTGCTTTGTGAAGGGTCTCCAAGAGGAAAGAAAGATGCCGCTACTGCCattttcaatctttcaatctaCCAAGGAAACAAGGCAAGGGCTGTTAGGGCTGGTATTGTGCCGCCATTGATGAGACTGTTGAAGGATGCTGGAGGTGGGATGGTGGATGAAGCATTGGCAATTCTTGCCATTCTTGCAAGCCATCACGAAGGGAGGGCGGCAATCGGTCAGGCTGACCCAATTCCTGTTTTACTAGAAGTCATACGGACTGGTTCTCCACGTAACCGGGAGAATGCCGCCGCCGTACTCTGGTCACTTTGCACCAGTAACTTAGAACAATTAAAAATAGCCAAGGATTTCGGTGCAGAGGAGGCATTAAAGGACCTGTCAGAAACTGGCACTGACAGAGCAAAAAGAAAAGCTGGAAGTATCTTGGAACTCCTCCAACAACTTGAAGTGAAGGAAGACGCGGTTTCTTTAAGTTCTTTATGA